A DNA window from Mastomys coucha isolate ucsf_1 unplaced genomic scaffold, UCSF_Mcou_1 pScaffold21, whole genome shotgun sequence contains the following coding sequences:
- the Spty2d1os gene encoding putative transmembrane protein SPTY2D1OS, with the protein MIVLGWMLFVGLASYMGTFPEAMPPTLRWKERLPSRENKARRRIQVLEEELLL; encoded by the exons atgaTTGTGCTGGGCTGGATGCTTTTCGTTGGCCTTGCGTCCTACATGGGCACATTTCCAGAGGCGATG CCTCCAACTCTAAGGTGGAAAGAGAGGTTGCCTAGTCGGGAGAACAAGGCACGACGAAGGATCCAAGTTTTGGAGGAGGAGCTGCTGCTATGA